Genomic window (Luteibacter yeojuensis):
CTCCGGCCCGGATCGCGGCGCGGATCGCCGCGAAGCCCTCGCCGTCGATCGCCTCCATCGCGTCGAGCAGACCGATCGCCCTTGCATGCAAGGCCTCGTCGTGCGCGCCCAGCAGAAGCAGGTCGAGGCGATCCGCGGCCTCGGCACGCCAAAGGAAAGCCGAAGGACGGCGCCAGCCTTCCTCCGCTTCGAGAAACGTGACCGTCGACGCGAGCGATTCCATGGTCGCGGATGGTAACGTGTCCGTTCGCACCCGACAGGACCCTCCGAATGAAGCCAGCACGTCTCGCCGCCGCGCTCACGGCCCTCGTCAGCGTTCCGGCCTTCGCCGCGCCGCCGCTCGCCACCCTCGTCTTCCGCGACGGCGGACGACCCGTCCTCAGCATCACCGACCCACATGGCCTCGCGCTCGTCGACGAAACGCTGGGCCTGCGCACCGCCGATGCCGACCTCACCCACGACCTGAAGCTGGTCGCGACGAGCCATCGACAACTCACCGAGCGTTACCGGATGACGGTCGGCAAGCGCCTCCAGCGCAACGCCAACCTCTCCGAGACGCGTTACGCCCTGCAGAACGGCAAGGGCCAGAAGCTCGACGTCGTCGTGCGCATCGCCAACGACGGCGTCGCGTTCCGCTATGAGCTGCCGGGCACGTCGAGCGCAACGGTCACCGGTGAGGCGACTGCCTTCACCGTGCCGGCGACCGCCAAGGCCTGGTTGCTCCCGTACAACCCGCAGTACGAGAAAGAACGCATCGAGACCACGGCCGGCGCGGCGGCTTCGGGTGAATTCGGTTATCCATCGCTGTTCAAGGTAGGGGACAACTACCTGCTGATCACCGAAGCCAATGCCGATGGCCGCTACGACGGCAGCCGGCTCACGCATGGCGCGAACAGCGGAACCTACGCACTGACCCTTGCCGACGCGCGGGTCGACAGCACCGGCATCACGCCCTGGCGCACCGTGATCGCGGGCGACCTCGCCACCGTGACCGAATCCACGCTGGTCGACGACCTGGCCGACCCGGCGAAATTCGCCGACACCTCGTGGATCCACCCGGGGAAGGTGGCGTGGTCCTGGCTCAGCGAACACCAGAGTCCTTCGAACTTCGAGCGGCAGAAGGCCTACGTCGATTTCGCCTCGCGAAACCGGATCCCGTACGTACTGGTGGACGAGGGCTGGAGCGACGCCTGGGTACCGGAGCTCGTCCGGTATGCGAACGCGAAGCACGTGGATGTGCTGCTCTGGTTCCACTGGTCGAAGATGGATACGTCCGCCAAGCGCATCGCCGAGCTCACGAAGGTGAAGGGCTGGGGCGTGAAGGGCGTGAAGATCGACTTCATGGAGTCCGACTCCCAGGCACGCTACCGCTGGTACGACGCCACGCTCGCCGACACGGCGCGCCTGCACCTCATGGTCAACTTCCACGGCGCCACGATTCCTCACGGACTCGCGCGCACGTGGCCGCACCTGATGAGCATGGAAGGCGTGCGCGGGGCGGAGAACGATCCGCCCGCCGTCGGCAACACGATCCAGCCGTACACGCGCAATGTCGTCGGTTCCATGGATTACACGCCGGTGGCCTTCGATGCCGGACGCAAGGAGGCGTCGATCGCGCACGAAGTGGCTTTGCCTATCGTGTTCGAATCCGGGTGGACGCACCTCGCCGACCGTCCGGAAGCGTACGAGAAGCGTCCGCAGGCGCTCGCCTTCATCGACCAGGTGCCCACGGTGTGGGACGAGACGAAACTGATCGCGGGCACACCCGGGCAGGACGCCGTTTTCGCTCGCCGCAGCGGCGACCGCTGGTTCGTCGGTGCCATCGCCGCGGGACCGGCGCGGCGTCTCACCGTGCCGCTGGCCTCGCTGGGCGTGGGACCTTGGCATGCGGACATCGTCCGCGACGGCGTGGGCCGGGGCGACGTGGTCCGCTCGGCGCAGAATGTCACGGCCGATGGTTCCCTTTCCTTCGAGGTACCGGCGAACGGCGGTTTCGCCGCCATTCTGTGCCCGGTCGCCAAGGGCCGGTTCGCGAACGGCTGCTACCGCTGACGGAACCCGTGGCGTAACCGCCCCCACCATCGCCCGAACGGCGTGTGGCGCGCCGGGAACGCGCGCTCGAGGGGAACATGCACCGTGACCTCGGTGCCGCGTCCTCCCGGCGAAGTGAAAGTGGCCGCGCCGCCCACGGTGGCGGCGCGTTCGCGGATGCCGCGCAGTCCCCAGTGACCGTCGCGGCCGTCGCGCAGCACGGCATCGTCGATGCCGCGGCCATCGTCGCGCACGCTCAACAGCAGCGCGCAACCTTCCAGGCGCACGCCCACGTCGATGCGGCTGGCGCCGGCATGGGCAATGGCGTTGTGCACCGCCTCTCGCGCGATGCGAAACAATTCGTCGCGCACCAGTGCGTCGAGATCGCGCAGCTCCGCCTGCACCGTCACGCGCACGGGAACGGTGTGCTCCGCCGCGCAGGCCTCGGCGAGCGCGCGCAGCGCGACGTCGAGGCGAGCCGACTCGCCGGCGTGGGTGCGCAGGTCGCGCACGCGGTCCCGCGCTTCCACCAGCGCCTGGTCGGCGCGATCGAGGGCGCTTTCCATGGCGACGCGCAACGGCTCTCCCGGCGGCACGCGGTTGGCTATCGCCTGGAAGCGCATGGTGAGGCCCTGGGTGCTCTGCAACAGGGTGTCGTGGAGTTCGCGGGCGATGCGTTCGCGCTCCGCATGCCGCTCCTGCAGGCGGGCGCGCAACTGGAAGGCGATGCGACGCAGGCGGATGAGAAAGGCTATCCAGATCAGCAGCGCCACGAGCACGATGCAGAGCAGGAAGAACCACGGCATCTGGTAGAACGCGCGGGCCACCGTGACGTCGATCGACGCGCCGCGCTCGTTCTCGACGCCGTCCTCGTTCGTCGCCGTCACGCGGAAAACATAATGGCCTGGCGGCGGATCGGTATAGACGGCCTCGCGGTCGCCACCCGCGTCGCGCCAGCGCGTGTCCAGACCCTCCATGCGGTAACGGAAGCGCACCCGCTCGGGCATGGTCAGGCTGGTGGCCGTGAACGCGATGCGCAAGCGCTCGGTACCCGCCGGCAAATTCACGGAAGCGCCGGCGGGCCACGTTCCCGCGTCGGTGGAGATGGTCCGGATCGCCACCGGCGGCGCCAGCCGGTTGCGCGGGACGTCCGCCGGATCGATGGACACGATGCCGCTGGTGGTGGCGAACCACAGGCGGCCGTCGTCGGCGACGACGGCCGTCGGCAACGGGCGAAACTGCGCAGGCGTGCCGGGCAGGCCGTCCAGCGAATCGAACAGCACCACCGGTGCCGCATACGACGGATCCGCCAGGGCGCGAATCATGTCCATCCCGCGGATGCGGGCGACGCCCTGCGCCGCATTCGCCCAGAAATCGCCGCGATGATCGCGGACCAGGCCGGACACGCCGCGCAAAGGCTCTCCGACCGTCGCGATCGGATGGACGCGACCCTCGGCCACGGCGGCGATGCCCAGTTCGCCCCCCACCCACATCGTTTCGCCGTTCTCGAGCAGTGCGGTGACATTGCCCACGGCCAGCCCTTCGGCGGCGCCGAAGCGTACGTCGTCCTCGCCATACCCCTTGCGCAGCAGGATCGTGTTCCGCGCGAATCCCATCCACAGCCAGCCGTGGCGATCGTTCAGCAGCACAAGCGGCGAAGGATCGTTGGGGAAAGCCGGCAAGGGATCGTGCTCCCAGCCGCCTTCGGTGAAGTGGAAGATGCCGGGCCGGTTGATCGAGACCCAGGCGCCGCCCTTGCCATCGCCGGTCACGGCCTGCACGCCGGAATAGTCGGGATAAGGCAACGCGGTATACGGCTCGGGCCGGCCGTCGCGGAGACGCCAGATGCCGTCGGGCCCACCCAACCAGATGCCCTCGGCGTCCCGGCTGACGGCCGTGATGGGTTGCACGAGGGCGCTCGGCGTGACACCCGTGACTTCGACGCGGCTGAGCGGTCGGTTCTTGGTACCGACCCAGACGCCATGTCCCGGCGCGGCAACCATCGCGAAGTCGGTGGCGCCCGGCGACATCAAGGCAGGCAACAGCCGGCTCACGCGGAAGCGGTCGAGCCCCCGGCTTCCTCCCACCCAGATGTTCCCCTCGCGATCCTGGATCACGGCGCTCGCGTAGTCCGAGCTGAGCCCGTCGCGTTCCACGAAGCGCTGCGCGTATTTGCCCTCGGCACCGATCGCCATCCCCGCCAGGTCGCCCACGCGCGCTACGCGCCGGATGCCGTCGCCCAGCGTCGGCATCCACAGGGCGCCGTCACGATCGAACAGCAGGCCCGCGGAGGAGAGCCGCAGCACCGGCCCAGCCGCTTCGGGATCGCCCTTGCCCGTCCAGGCCGGGCGCACGCCGCCGTCCGCCTCCGCGACCCAGATCGAGCCGTCCGGCG
Coding sequences:
- a CDS encoding two-component regulator propeller domain-containing protein, coding for MRPNKAVVAWLSLCLVLSGWLAIACAAMASDSRDRDIAQFYHTAWTVREGAPGQVTALAQTADGYLWLGTQTGLYRFDGVRFERYRPREGGDFPASSVASLYAPFSGGLWVGFRYGVASFVDGGRATHYSAASGLPSGTMYAIGGTADGRIWGATFNGLVRFDKGHWYPVQKAMGLPGKRARNLTVDREGRLWVATEDALAWLPPGGKRFEVATRAVGRVNRIAEAPDGSIWVAEADGGVRPAWTGKGDPEAAGPVLRLSSAGLLFDRDGALWMPTLGDGIRRVARVGDLAGMAIGAEGKYAQRFVERDGLSSDYASAVIQDREGNIWVGGSRGLDRFRVSRLLPALMSPGATDFAMVAAPGHGVWVGTKNRPLSRVEVTGVTPSALVQPITAVSRDAEGIWLGGPDGIWRLRDGRPEPYTALPYPDYSGVQAVTGDGKGGAWVSINRPGIFHFTEGGWEHDPLPAFPNDPSPLVLLNDRHGWLWMGFARNTILLRKGYGEDDVRFGAAEGLAVGNVTALLENGETMWVGGELGIAAVAEGRVHPIATVGEPLRGVSGLVRDHRGDFWANAAQGVARIRGMDMIRALADPSYAAPVVLFDSLDGLPGTPAQFRPLPTAVVADDGRLWFATTSGIVSIDPADVPRNRLAPPVAIRTISTDAGTWPAGASVNLPAGTERLRIAFTATSLTMPERVRFRYRMEGLDTRWRDAGGDREAVYTDPPPGHYVFRVTATNEDGVENERGASIDVTVARAFYQMPWFFLLCIVLVALLIWIAFLIRLRRIAFQLRARLQERHAERERIARELHDTLLQSTQGLTMRFQAIANRVPPGEPLRVAMESALDRADQALVEARDRVRDLRTHAGESARLDVALRALAEACAAEHTVPVRVTVQAELRDLDALVRDELFRIAREAVHNAIAHAGASRIDVGVRLEGCALLLSVRDDGRGIDDAVLRDGRDGHWGLRGIRERAATVGGAATFTSPGGRGTEVTVHVPLERAFPARHTPFGRWWGRLRHGFRQR
- a CDS encoding glycoside hydrolase family 97 protein, which codes for MKPARLAAALTALVSVPAFAAPPLATLVFRDGGRPVLSITDPHGLALVDETLGLRTADADLTHDLKLVATSHRQLTERYRMTVGKRLQRNANLSETRYALQNGKGQKLDVVVRIANDGVAFRYELPGTSSATVTGEATAFTVPATAKAWLLPYNPQYEKERIETTAGAAASGEFGYPSLFKVGDNYLLITEANADGRYDGSRLTHGANSGTYALTLADARVDSTGITPWRTVIAGDLATVTESTLVDDLADPAKFADTSWIHPGKVAWSWLSEHQSPSNFERQKAYVDFASRNRIPYVLVDEGWSDAWVPELVRYANAKHVDVLLWFHWSKMDTSAKRIAELTKVKGWGVKGVKIDFMESDSQARYRWYDATLADTARLHLMVNFHGATIPHGLARTWPHLMSMEGVRGAENDPPAVGNTIQPYTRNVVGSMDYTPVAFDAGRKEASIAHEVALPIVFESGWTHLADRPEAYEKRPQALAFIDQVPTVWDETKLIAGTPGQDAVFARRSGDRWFVGAIAAGPARRLTVPLASLGVGPWHADIVRDGVGRGDVVRSAQNVTADGSLSFEVPANGGFAAILCPVAKGRFANGCYR